A genomic window from Klebsiella quasipneumoniae subsp. quasipneumoniae includes:
- the malK gene encoding maltose/maltodextrin ABC transporter ATP-binding protein MalK, giving the protein MASVQLRNVTKAWGDVVVSKDINLDIHEGEFVVFVGPSGCGKSTLLRMIAGLETITSGDLFIGDTRMNEIPPAERGVGMVFQSYALYPHLSVAENMSFGLKLAGAKKDLINQRVTQVAEVLQLAHLLERKPKALSGGQRQRVAIGRTLVAEPSVFLLDEPLSNLDAALRVQMRIEISRLHKRLGRTMIYVTHDQVEAMTLADKIVVLDAGRVAQVGKPLELYHYPADRFVAGFIGSPKMNFLPVKVTATAIDQVQVELPNRQQIWLPVDSANVQAGANMSLGIRPEHLLPSDIADVTLEGEVQVVEQLGHETQIHIQIPAIRQNLVYRQNDVVLVEEGATFAIGLPPERCHLFREDGTACRRLHKEPGV; this is encoded by the coding sequence ATGGCGAGCGTACAGCTGCGAAATGTAACGAAAGCCTGGGGTGACGTGGTGGTATCGAAAGATATCAATCTCGATATCCACGAAGGGGAATTCGTCGTGTTTGTCGGGCCATCGGGCTGCGGCAAATCTACCCTGCTGCGTATGATTGCCGGGTTAGAAACTATTACCAGCGGGGACCTGTTTATCGGTGACACCCGCATGAACGAGATCCCACCGGCAGAACGCGGCGTTGGGATGGTATTCCAGTCTTATGCGCTCTATCCCCACCTTTCCGTTGCGGAAAATATGTCGTTTGGCCTGAAGCTGGCCGGCGCGAAAAAAGATCTGATTAACCAGCGGGTGACCCAGGTGGCGGAAGTGCTGCAGCTGGCCCATCTGCTGGAGCGTAAACCGAAAGCCCTCTCCGGCGGTCAGCGCCAGCGTGTGGCGATTGGCCGTACGCTGGTGGCTGAGCCGAGCGTCTTCCTGCTGGATGAGCCGCTCTCCAACCTCGATGCCGCCCTGCGCGTTCAGATGCGTATCGAAATCTCCCGTCTGCATAAGCGACTGGGCCGCACCATGATCTATGTGACCCACGATCAGGTGGAAGCGATGACCCTCGCGGACAAGATCGTGGTCCTCGACGCCGGCCGTGTGGCGCAGGTCGGGAAACCGCTGGAACTCTATCACTATCCGGCTGACCGCTTCGTCGCCGGCTTTATCGGTTCACCGAAGATGAACTTCCTGCCGGTCAAAGTCACCGCGACGGCTATCGATCAGGTGCAGGTTGAACTGCCAAACCGTCAGCAAATCTGGCTACCGGTGGACAGCGCCAACGTTCAGGCGGGCGCCAACATGTCCTTAGGTATCCGCCCGGAGCATTTACTGCCCAGCGATATCGCCGATGTGACCCTCGAAGGCGAGGTTCAGGTTGTCGAGCAGTTAGGTCACGAAACGCAAATTCATATCCAGATCCCCGCCATCCGTCAAAACCTGGTCTACCGCCAGAACGACGTGGTGTTGGTAGAAGAGGGAGCCACATTCGCTATCGGTTTGCCGCCAGAACGTTGCCATTTATTCCGTGAGGATGGCACCGCTTGTCGTCGGCTGCATAAAGAGCCGGGCGTGTAA